Proteins encoded by one window of Dietzia sp. B32:
- a CDS encoding DciA family protein — MTDRTGKDPVTPSDPPQRGYDIAKQALEEARARARAEGKQVGRGRTGPVGAGRRLRKRGWTGAGADPWDPQPLGKLVGQVAKKRGWDDKVTTGRLFAEWDRIVGEDVSAHATPERLEEGILYVRASSTAWATQLRLIAADILRKIAAAMGPGLVRRIKVEGPEKPSWRKGPLHVSGRGPRDTYG, encoded by the coding sequence GTGACGGACCGAACCGGCAAGGATCCCGTAACACCGTCTGACCCGCCACAACGGGGTTATGACATCGCCAAGCAGGCTCTGGAGGAGGCGCGGGCGCGGGCGCGTGCGGAAGGCAAACAGGTCGGCCGCGGTAGGACCGGGCCGGTGGGGGCGGGCAGGCGACTGCGCAAGCGCGGATGGACCGGTGCGGGCGCCGACCCGTGGGATCCGCAGCCCCTCGGAAAGCTCGTCGGCCAGGTCGCCAAGAAGCGGGGCTGGGACGACAAGGTCACCACCGGACGGTTGTTCGCGGAGTGGGACCGGATCGTCGGCGAGGATGTCTCGGCCCACGCCACCCCGGAGCGGCTCGAGGAGGGGATCCTCTACGTCCGGGCGTCGAGCACCGCCTGGGCCACGCAGCTGCGGCTGATAGCGGCCGACATCCTCCGCAAGATCGCCGCCGCCATGGGCCCCGGACTCGTCCGGCGAATCAAGGTGGAGGGTCCCGAGAAACCGAGTTGGCGCAAGGGGCCCCTGCACGTGTCCGGCCGGGGGCCCCGCGACACGTACGGGTGA
- the gyrB gene encoding DNA topoisomerase (ATP-hydrolyzing) subunit B: protein MADAKSKANNDGPKEYGASSITVLEGLEAVRMRPGMYIGSTGPRGLHHLIWEVVDNSIDEAMAGHATGVKVTLLEDGGVEVIDDGRGIPVEMHEQGMPTVQVVMTQLHAGGKFDSDSYAVSGGLHGVGISVVNALSTRVEVQIKRDGRLWKQDFDMAVPAELVDAGPAEGTGTRVRFWADPTIFESTEYEFDVVARRLQEMAFLNKGLTITLTDRRPRAEKAAELDAIADSEGGGAETAPGSDEGSDLAHAVDAEQVFVEGAQDTDAVEAAPVEPQKVRERKRTFHYPDGLKDYVTAINKSKTSIHPTILYFEGKGTGHEVEVAMQWNSGYSESVHTFANTINTHEGGTHEEGFRAALTSLVNKYAREKKLIKEKDPNLTGDDIREGLAAVLSAKISDPQFEGQTKTKLGNTEVKGFVQRQVSEHVGHWFEANPAEAKVIINKAIASSQARVAARKAREMVRRKSATDIGGLPGKLADCRSKDPAKSELYIVEGDSAGGSAKSGRDSMFQAILPLRGKIINVEKSRIDKVLKNAEVQAIITALGTGIHEEFDIDKLRYHKIVLMADADVDGQHISTLLLTLIFRFMKPLVENGYVYLAQPPLYKLKWGKGEPDFAYSDRERDELLKLGLENKRKINVDDGIQRYKGLGEMNPKELWETTMDPSVRTLRQVTLEDAAAADELFSILMGEDVDARRNFITRNARDVRFLDV from the coding sequence GTGGCGGACGCCAAGAGCAAGGCCAACAACGACGGGCCCAAGGAATACGGTGCGTCGTCGATCACCGTCCTCGAAGGGCTCGAGGCCGTCCGGATGCGGCCGGGTATGTACATCGGCTCCACCGGGCCACGCGGACTGCACCACCTGATCTGGGAGGTCGTCGACAACTCCATCGACGAGGCGATGGCGGGTCACGCGACCGGTGTCAAGGTCACCTTGCTGGAGGACGGCGGCGTCGAGGTCATCGACGACGGTCGAGGCATCCCCGTCGAGATGCACGAGCAGGGCATGCCCACCGTCCAGGTCGTCATGACCCAGCTGCACGCGGGCGGCAAGTTCGACTCGGACTCCTATGCGGTCTCCGGTGGTCTCCACGGTGTCGGCATCTCCGTGGTCAACGCCCTGTCCACCCGGGTCGAGGTCCAGATCAAGCGCGACGGGCGCCTGTGGAAGCAGGACTTCGACATGGCGGTCCCGGCCGAGCTGGTCGACGCCGGCCCCGCCGAGGGCACCGGGACCAGGGTCCGGTTCTGGGCGGATCCGACGATCTTCGAGAGCACCGAGTACGAGTTCGACGTCGTCGCACGCCGCCTGCAGGAGATGGCGTTCCTCAACAAGGGACTCACCATCACTCTGACGGACCGGCGGCCGCGTGCCGAGAAGGCCGCCGAGCTGGACGCGATAGCCGACAGCGAGGGCGGTGGCGCGGAGACGGCGCCCGGATCGGACGAGGGTTCGGATCTGGCGCACGCCGTGGACGCCGAGCAGGTCTTCGTGGAGGGCGCGCAGGACACCGACGCCGTCGAGGCCGCCCCCGTGGAGCCGCAGAAGGTCCGCGAGCGTAAGCGCACCTTCCACTACCCGGACGGTCTGAAGGACTACGTCACCGCGATCAACAAGTCCAAGACGTCGATTCACCCGACGATCCTGTACTTCGAGGGCAAGGGCACCGGCCACGAGGTCGAGGTCGCGATGCAGTGGAACTCCGGTTACTCGGAGTCCGTCCACACGTTCGCCAACACGATCAACACCCACGAGGGCGGCACCCACGAGGAGGGTTTCCGCGCCGCGTTGACCTCACTGGTCAACAAGTACGCGCGCGAGAAGAAGCTCATCAAGGAAAAGGACCCCAACCTCACGGGTGACGACATCCGGGAGGGCCTGGCGGCCGTGCTGTCCGCCAAGATCTCGGATCCGCAGTTCGAGGGACAGACCAAGACCAAGCTCGGCAACACCGAGGTCAAGGGCTTCGTCCAACGTCAGGTGTCCGAGCACGTGGGGCACTGGTTCGAGGCCAACCCCGCCGAGGCGAAGGTCATCATCAACAAGGCGATCGCCTCGAGCCAGGCGCGGGTCGCAGCCCGCAAGGCCCGCGAGATGGTCCGCCGCAAGTCGGCCACCGACATCGGTGGCCTGCCCGGCAAGCTCGCCGACTGCCGGTCCAAGGACCCGGCGAAGTCCGAGCTCTACATCGTGGAGGGCGACTCCGCCGGTGGCTCGGCGAAATCCGGCCGGGACTCGATGTTCCAGGCGATCCTGCCGCTGCGCGGAAAGATCATCAACGTCGAGAAGTCGCGTATCGACAAGGTCCTCAAGAACGCCGAGGTCCAGGCCATCATCACGGCGCTGGGTACCGGCATCCACGAGGAATTCGACATCGACAAGCTCCGCTACCACAAGATCGTGTTGATGGCCGACGCCGACGTCGACGGTCAGCACATCTCGACGTTGCTCCTCACCCTCATCTTCCGGTTCATGAAGCCGTTGGTGGAGAACGGGTACGTCTACCTGGCGCAGCCGCCGCTGTACAAGCTCAAGTGGGGCAAGGGCGAGCCGGACTTCGCCTACTCGGACCGGGAGCGGGACGAGCTGCTCAAGCTCGGCCTGGAGAACAAGCGCAAGATCAACGTCGACGACGGCATCCAGCGCTACAAGGGACTCGGGGAGATGAACCCCAAGGAGCTGTGGGAGACCACGATGGACCCGTCGGTCCGTACCCTCCGGCAGGTCACCCTCGAGGACGCTGCCGCGGCCGATGAACTGTTCTCGATCCTCATGGGTGAGGACGTGGATGCGCGCCGCAACTTCATCACCCGCAACGCGCGCGACGTGAGGTTCCTCGACGTCTGA
- a CDS encoding lipase family protein — MSHPTTTIRRRVLASLAAAVTLTVGMSSTATTAAATENPTDTFDLPGGFHDTRALPTQGAAGDLLRTEPAGLPLAISVPGLPALPSPLPAVARRVIYRTVDVDQQPVATSGAFYDSTAPWSGPGPRPTMILGPGTQGQGDPCAPSRTVESGVGANPRSGAPIVSYEEGFAIALAAQGFRVMVIDYIGLGTPGIHTYADRVEQAHAMLDGARAAQNLIGHDSPLVLWGHSQGGGASAAAAELAPEYAPELDLRAAYASAPPADLLAVLDHIDGSSLTGAIGFAINGMAERYPAVREVVEEHVSPAGRRALDDLSGLCLADTRAAYGGRATSEWTNSGRNLGELIRDEPGALRVLDHQRIGNRTPTVPVMIAGGINDDIIPLGQVQQLGRDWCAQGVDVHFRYETTPLVPGITHAAAAVTNFAPAVQYLRDRLAGLPAPNDCGAL, encoded by the coding sequence ATGAGCCACCCCACGACCACGATCCGTCGCCGGGTCCTCGCCTCTCTCGCCGCCGCCGTGACACTGACCGTCGGGATGTCGTCGACGGCCACCACGGCCGCGGCCACGGAGAACCCGACGGACACCTTCGACCTGCCCGGCGGTTTCCACGACACACGCGCCCTTCCGACACAGGGCGCTGCCGGGGACCTCCTCCGCACCGAGCCGGCGGGCCTACCGCTGGCGATCTCGGTTCCGGGCCTCCCGGCCCTACCGTCTCCGTTGCCGGCCGTCGCCCGGCGTGTGATCTACCGGACCGTCGACGTCGATCAACAGCCCGTCGCGACCTCCGGTGCGTTCTACGACTCGACCGCCCCGTGGTCCGGACCCGGTCCGCGCCCGACAATGATCCTCGGTCCGGGCACCCAGGGTCAGGGCGACCCCTGCGCGCCGTCGCGCACCGTGGAATCCGGGGTGGGCGCCAACCCCCGGTCCGGCGCGCCGATCGTCTCGTACGAGGAGGGCTTCGCGATCGCGCTGGCAGCCCAGGGATTCCGCGTCATGGTCATCGACTACATCGGCCTTGGCACACCGGGAATCCACACCTACGCCGACCGGGTCGAGCAGGCCCACGCGATGCTCGACGGTGCCCGGGCCGCGCAGAACCTCATCGGACACGACTCCCCGCTGGTCCTCTGGGGTCACTCCCAGGGCGGCGGAGCCTCGGCCGCGGCAGCCGAGCTCGCCCCGGAGTACGCCCCCGAACTCGACCTCCGCGCGGCGTACGCCTCCGCTCCCCCGGCGGATCTGCTGGCGGTGCTCGATCACATCGACGGGTCGAGTCTCACCGGAGCGATCGGCTTCGCCATCAACGGGATGGCCGAGCGGTACCCGGCGGTCCGCGAGGTGGTCGAGGAGCACGTCAGTCCCGCGGGTCGACGCGCTCTCGACGATCTGTCCGGGCTCTGTCTCGCCGACACCCGGGCCGCCTACGGCGGGCGCGCCACCTCCGAGTGGACCAACTCCGGGCGGAACCTCGGTGAACTGATCCGCGACGAGCCCGGTGCGCTGCGCGTGCTCGATCACCAGCGGATCGGCAACCGGACCCCCACCGTGCCCGTGATGATCGCCGGCGGGATCAACGACGACATCATCCCGCTCGGTCAGGTCCAGCAGCTGGGGCGCGACTGGTGCGCTCAGGGCGTCGACGTGCATTTCCGCTACGAGACCACGCCACTGGTCCCGGGCATCACCCACGCCGCGGCGGCGGTGACCAACTTCGCCCCCGCCGTGCAGTACCTGCGCGACCGACTCGCCGGGTTGCCGGCCCCGAACGACTGCGGGGCACTCTAG
- a CDS encoding endo alpha-1,4 polygalactosaminidase, with the protein MPLTLTVLGRAAVVLSCSAAIVLTGCGTEVLGQGSLGDGGDRGVGLPAAGTEPSALPSVDGIEPPPARAVVDYQIGGTYPPASDVGVVTRDRSEQPPDGVYAICYLNAFQAQSHERPVWVERHPDLLLGSPVGGVVEDEDWGEPLLDISTGDKRSRLVEIVDEWMADCAERGYRAIEPDNLDSWTRSSGLLTRGDAVEYARLLVERAHARGLAIGQKNAAELTDAELRTIGFDFAVAEECQRYSWGRLTECDRYLAAYGDRVIEIEYTDAGSGPFDSACRARGSRISILLRDRDVVPRGEPGYVSRSC; encoded by the coding sequence GTGCCCCTCACCCTCACCGTCCTCGGTCGCGCGGCCGTCGTCCTCTCGTGCTCTGCGGCGATCGTGCTGACCGGGTGTGGAACCGAGGTGCTGGGTCAGGGATCGCTCGGTGACGGGGGGGATCGGGGGGTCGGCCTGCCCGCCGCCGGGACGGAGCCCTCGGCCCTACCTTCGGTTGACGGGATCGAGCCGCCTCCGGCGCGCGCGGTGGTCGACTACCAGATCGGGGGCACCTACCCTCCGGCCTCCGATGTCGGGGTGGTGACCCGCGACCGTTCGGAGCAACCGCCCGACGGTGTCTACGCGATCTGCTATCTCAACGCCTTCCAGGCACAGTCCCACGAGAGGCCCGTCTGGGTCGAGCGACACCCGGACCTGCTCCTGGGATCGCCTGTCGGAGGCGTGGTCGAGGACGAGGACTGGGGCGAACCCCTCCTGGACATCTCGACCGGGGACAAGAGGTCCCGGTTGGTGGAGATCGTCGACGAGTGGATGGCGGACTGCGCGGAGCGTGGATACCGGGCGATCGAGCCCGACAACCTCGACTCGTGGACACGGTCTTCGGGCCTGCTGACCAGGGGCGACGCGGTGGAGTACGCCCGCCTGCTCGTCGAGCGTGCACATGCCCGCGGTCTCGCAATCGGACAGAAGAACGCCGCCGAACTGACTGACGCGGAGCTCCGCACCATCGGATTCGACTTCGCGGTCGCCGAGGAGTGCCAGCGCTACTCCTGGGGGCGCCTGACGGAGTGTGACCGCTACCTCGCGGCCTACGGAGACCGGGTGATCGAGATCGAGTACACCGACGCCGGCTCCGGGCCGTTCGATTCCGCCTGCCGCGCTCGTGGGAGTCGCATCTCGATCCTCCTCCGGGATCGGGACGTCGTCCCGAGGGGCGAGCCCGGCTATGTCAGCCGGAGTTGCTGA
- a CDS encoding spherulation-specific family 4 protein: protein MNTPRAAVPLYIHPVVDSELWEQVLRPGAADLVVVNVDSGPGRVLDPVFAEALRAYGPGGTRGTGGHATILGYVDTDYGRRTPHEVRAEARKWRDRYGITSVFLDQVVSGVGPDGRADVDALIEFTGLVTTLRGDGVVTLAGNPGTIPHPRVLRVLDVICVRETDLETHLTSPATPLPDIDPAKIWHLIYECPSERRGDAVARSVELGAGYVGLAADGLPHPWGSVEFLNADHPTISNSG from the coding sequence GTGAACACCCCACGAGCCGCGGTCCCCCTCTACATCCATCCCGTGGTCGACTCCGAACTCTGGGAACAGGTCCTCCGTCCGGGGGCTGCGGACCTCGTCGTCGTCAATGTCGACTCCGGCCCGGGCCGGGTACTCGATCCGGTCTTCGCCGAGGCCCTCCGCGCCTACGGCCCCGGCGGGACCCGCGGGACCGGGGGACACGCGACCATCCTCGGATACGTCGACACCGACTACGGACGGCGGACCCCGCACGAGGTCCGCGCGGAGGCGCGGAAATGGCGTGATCGATACGGCATCACATCGGTGTTCCTCGACCAGGTCGTCTCGGGCGTCGGACCGGACGGCCGGGCGGACGTCGACGCCCTCATCGAGTTCACCGGCCTGGTGACCACACTTCGCGGCGACGGTGTGGTCACACTCGCCGGCAACCCGGGCACGATCCCACACCCGCGGGTCCTCCGAGTGCTCGACGTCATCTGCGTGCGGGAGACCGACCTCGAGACCCACCTGACCTCACCCGCGACACCGTTGCCGGACATCGACCCCGCGAAGATCTGGCACCTCATCTACGAGTGCCCTTCCGAGCGCAGGGGTGACGCCGTCGCGAGGTCGGTCGAACTCGGAGCGGGATACGTCGGGCTCGCCGCGGACGGCCTGCCGCATCCGTGGGGATCCGTCGAATTCCTCAACGCCGACCACCCGACGATCAGCAACTCCGGCTGA
- the pelF gene encoding GT4 family glycosyltransferase PelF — MRIALINEGTYPVNTGGVSTWCDQLVRGMPDHTWDVVTLTGGIRTPITWDLPTQVRSTTLHPLWAPVRAGLPEGQLLSRRRRARVRSALREMWAAILPPAGTISVADGTVRHDPARLSAALRELVDAGRGDLFRLLGTESSAEALLDAWWAHSPALDRSARLSVGDAVEAATLVDRALSATDVRFGEVDVVHASSNGSAALVGLARKWRDGVPLILTEHGVYLRERYLALAGTPLGWSARYAVCTALRAICVLAYSEADLLLPVSDFNARWAVRLGADPDRIHTVRNGVDTAAMTPVGPEPTVPTISFVGRIDPLKDLDTLVRAYAVVRKDMPETRLRIFGPCPAGNARYKQEIEATVEDLGIADGVTWEGPTAGPRPAVEAGNIVALSSVSEGLPFTTIEAMMCGRVTVNTDVGGVSEAVGTDGRLGGLVPPRDPDAFARECLRFLRDDRLREETGRRAREHSLQSFALDHCIDAFRGWYEIAIDLHGARYTGDTLDYVAGVAS, encoded by the coding sequence ATGCGAATCGCACTGATCAACGAAGGCACCTACCCGGTCAACACCGGGGGCGTGAGCACCTGGTGTGACCAGCTGGTGAGGGGGATGCCGGACCACACGTGGGATGTCGTCACCCTCACCGGGGGGATTCGCACCCCGATCACCTGGGACCTCCCGACCCAGGTCCGGTCGACGACCCTGCACCCGTTGTGGGCCCCGGTCCGGGCCGGACTCCCGGAGGGTCAGCTCCTGAGCCGGCGCCGGCGGGCCCGCGTCAGGTCCGCCCTCCGGGAGATGTGGGCGGCGATCCTTCCCCCCGCGGGAACGATCTCCGTCGCCGATGGAACCGTCCGCCACGATCCCGCCCGGCTGTCGGCGGCTCTGCGTGAGCTCGTCGACGCCGGACGGGGCGATCTCTTCCGGCTCCTGGGTACGGAGAGCTCGGCCGAGGCCCTGCTCGACGCGTGGTGGGCCCACTCCCCCGCGCTGGACCGGTCGGCCCGACTGAGCGTGGGTGATGCGGTCGAGGCCGCCACCCTCGTCGACCGCGCGCTGAGCGCCACCGACGTCAGGTTCGGCGAGGTGGACGTCGTCCACGCGTCCTCCAACGGCAGTGCGGCCCTGGTCGGACTCGCACGCAAGTGGCGGGACGGGGTGCCGCTGATCCTCACCGAGCACGGTGTCTACCTGCGGGAACGCTATCTCGCCCTGGCGGGGACCCCGTTGGGGTGGTCCGCGCGCTACGCCGTGTGCACCGCACTTCGCGCCATCTGCGTGCTCGCCTACAGCGAGGCGGATCTGCTCCTGCCGGTCAGCGACTTCAACGCGCGATGGGCGGTTCGGCTCGGTGCGGATCCGGATCGGATCCACACCGTCCGGAACGGGGTGGACACCGCGGCCATGACGCCCGTCGGCCCCGAGCCGACGGTCCCGACGATCAGTTTCGTGGGACGCATCGACCCCCTCAAGGACCTGGACACCCTCGTGCGCGCCTACGCCGTCGTCAGGAAGGACATGCCGGAGACGCGCCTCCGGATCTTCGGACCCTGCCCCGCCGGCAACGCCCGGTACAAGCAGGAGATCGAGGCGACCGTCGAGGACCTGGGAATCGCAGACGGGGTCACCTGGGAAGGGCCCACCGCTGGCCCACGGCCCGCGGTCGAAGCGGGAAACATCGTCGCACTGTCCTCGGTGTCCGAGGGCCTGCCCTTCACGACGATCGAGGCCATGATGTGCGGCCGGGTCACCGTGAACACCGACGTCGGCGGGGTGTCCGAGGCCGTCGGTACCGACGGACGACTCGGCGGCCTCGTCCCGCCCCGTGACCCGGACGCCTTCGCACGGGAATGCCTGCGCTTCCTGCGCGACGACCGGCTTCGAGAAGAGACCGGCCGACGAGCGCGCGAGCACTCCCTGCAGTCGTTCGCACTAGACCACTGCATCGACGCCTTCCGTGGGTGGTACGAGATCGCCATCGATCTCCACGGAGCCCGGTACACCGGTGACACGCTCGACTACGTGGCGGGTGTGGCGTCATGA
- the gyrA gene encoding DNA gyrase subunit A, protein MTDTTLPPEAGGHDRIEPVDIQAEMQRSYIDYSMSVIVGRALPDVRDGLKPVHRRILYAMWDNGYRPDRSYVKSAKPVADTMGNYHPHGDSAIYDTLVRLAQPWAMRYPMVDGQGNFGSRGNDGAAAMRYTECKMTPLAMEMVRDIEKNTVDFQPNYDGKTSEPVVLPSRIPNLLVNGSSGIAVGMATKMPPHNLREVAEAIYWCLDNPDADEEETLAACMERIKGPDFPTHGFIVGDQGIKDAYTTGRGSIRMRGKTSIEEEGNRTVIVITELPYEVNPDNMILSIAEQLRDGKIAGISKIDDESSDRVGLRIVITLKRDAVAKVVLNNLYKHSQLQTSFGANMLSIVDGVPRTLAINHLVRLYVTHQIEVIVRRTQYLLDEAERRAHILRGLVKALDALDEVIALIRRSETVDIAREGLKELLDIDDDQAQAILDMQLRRLAALERQKIIDQLAAIELEIADYKDILAKPERQRAIVADELREIVEKYGDDRRTRIIPADGDVTDEDLIAREDVVVTITETGYAKRTRTDLYRAQKRGGKGVRGAELKQDDIVRHFFVSSTHDWLLFFTTKGRVYRIKAYELPEANRTARGQHVANLLAFQPEERIAGVIRIKGYQDAPYLVLATRNGLVKKSRLEDYDSPRSGGLIAVNLRDGDELVGAALAGPDDDLLLVSEKGQSIRFHANDDTLRPMGRATSGVMGMRFNDGDALLSMSVVRADTSDQEKYFLLVATERGYSKRTALSEYTAQGRGGKGVLTLMFDPKRGKLVGATIVELQDELYAITSGGGVIRTFAKQVRKAGRQTKGVRLMNLAEGDSLLAIARNADEPDDEDRSEAESVEEV, encoded by the coding sequence ATGACGGACACGACGTTGCCGCCCGAAGCCGGGGGTCACGACCGGATCGAGCCGGTCGATATCCAGGCCGAGATGCAGAGAAGCTACATCGACTACTCGATGAGCGTCATCGTCGGGCGGGCGCTGCCGGACGTGCGGGACGGTCTCAAGCCGGTCCACCGCCGGATTCTCTACGCCATGTGGGACAACGGCTACCGGCCGGACCGCAGTTACGTGAAGTCGGCCAAGCCGGTCGCCGACACGATGGGCAACTACCACCCCCATGGTGACTCGGCGATCTACGACACCCTGGTGCGGCTCGCGCAGCCGTGGGCGATGCGCTATCCGATGGTCGACGGTCAGGGCAACTTCGGCTCGCGCGGTAACGACGGTGCGGCCGCGATGCGCTACACCGAGTGCAAGATGACCCCGCTGGCCATGGAGATGGTCCGGGACATCGAGAAGAACACGGTCGACTTCCAGCCGAACTACGACGGTAAGACCTCCGAGCCGGTCGTCCTCCCGTCCCGTATCCCGAACCTGCTGGTCAACGGCTCCAGCGGCATCGCGGTCGGTATGGCCACCAAGATGCCGCCGCACAACCTGCGCGAGGTCGCCGAGGCGATCTACTGGTGCCTCGACAACCCGGACGCCGACGAGGAGGAGACCCTCGCGGCGTGCATGGAGCGGATCAAGGGTCCCGACTTCCCCACCCACGGGTTCATCGTGGGCGACCAGGGGATCAAGGACGCCTACACGACCGGCCGCGGTTCGATCCGCATGCGGGGCAAGACCTCCATCGAGGAGGAGGGCAACCGGACGGTCATCGTCATCACGGAGCTGCCCTACGAGGTCAACCCGGACAACATGATCCTGTCCATCGCGGAGCAGCTGCGCGACGGAAAGATCGCCGGCATCTCCAAGATCGACGACGAGTCGTCGGATCGGGTGGGCCTGCGCATCGTCATCACGCTCAAGCGTGACGCGGTGGCCAAGGTGGTCCTCAACAATCTCTACAAGCACTCCCAGTTGCAGACGTCGTTCGGCGCGAACATGCTGTCGATCGTGGACGGTGTGCCCCGGACACTGGCCATCAACCATCTCGTGCGGCTGTACGTCACGCACCAGATCGAGGTCATCGTCCGGCGCACGCAGTACCTGCTGGACGAGGCCGAGAGGCGCGCCCACATCCTGCGCGGCCTGGTCAAGGCGCTCGACGCCCTGGACGAGGTCATCGCGCTCATCCGCCGGTCCGAGACCGTCGACATCGCGCGCGAGGGCCTCAAGGAGCTCCTCGACATCGATGACGACCAGGCGCAGGCCATCCTGGACATGCAGCTCCGTCGCCTCGCGGCCCTGGAGCGGCAGAAGATCATCGACCAGCTCGCGGCGATCGAGCTCGAGATCGCCGACTACAAGGACATCCTCGCCAAGCCCGAGCGGCAGCGCGCGATCGTCGCCGACGAGCTCCGCGAGATCGTCGAGAAGTACGGCGACGACCGTCGCACCCGGATCATCCCGGCGGACGGGGACGTCACGGACGAGGACCTCATCGCACGCGAGGACGTCGTCGTCACCATCACGGAGACCGGGTACGCCAAGCGGACCCGCACCGACCTCTACCGCGCCCAGAAGCGCGGCGGCAAGGGTGTGCGCGGCGCGGAGCTGAAGCAGGACGACATCGTCCGACACTTCTTCGTGTCCTCGACGCACGACTGGCTGCTGTTCTTCACCACCAAGGGTCGGGTGTACCGCATCAAGGCGTACGAGCTGCCCGAGGCGAACCGCACGGCACGCGGTCAGCACGTGGCCAACCTCCTGGCCTTCCAGCCGGAGGAGCGCATCGCCGGCGTCATCCGGATCAAGGGTTACCAGGACGCGCCGTACCTGGTCCTGGCCACCCGTAACGGCCTGGTCAAGAAGTCGCGTCTCGAGGACTACGACTCGCCGCGCTCCGGCGGCCTCATCGCCGTCAACCTGCGTGACGGCGACGAACTGGTGGGTGCGGCGCTGGCCGGCCCGGACGACGATCTGCTCCTGGTCTCGGAGAAGGGCCAGTCGATCCGGTTCCACGCCAACGACGACACGCTCCGCCCGATGGGCCGCGCGACCTCCGGCGTGATGGGCATGCGGTTCAACGACGGCGATGCTCTGCTGAGCATGTCCGTCGTGCGGGCCGACACGTCCGATCAGGAGAAGTACTTCCTCCTCGTGGCCACCGAGCGCGGGTATTCCAAGCGCACGGCGCTGAGTGAGTACACGGCCCAGGGCCGGGGCGGCAAGGGCGTGCTCACGCTCATGTTCGATCCCAAGCGCGGCAAGCTCGTCGGTGCGACGATCGTGGAGCTGCAGGACGAGCTGTACGCGATCACCTCCGGTGGAGGAGTCATCCGCACGTTCGCCAAGCAGGTCCGCAAGGCGGGCCGGCAGACCAAGGGCGTGCGACTGATGAACCTCGCCGAGGGTGACTCGCTGTTGGCGATCGCCCGCAACGCCGACGAGCCCGACGACGAGGACCGGTCCGAGGCCGAGTCCGTCGAGGAGGTGTAG
- a CDS encoding DUF3566 domain-containing protein, translating to MTDPIDPATEGPSHKGSAPAPGYGGSGSGTGESSTSATTAFPAAAQHRAEGASGGVSKAHSGGAAGRAAPIVPPTERRGPMESVLVLRRIDPWSAFTTVLGLMFALFLVWMVAIGVTYLLLSGMGVWDRLGGLLSGVAGDESAAVIGPSTIFLYSGGVGLLNVLLLSILATLAVFIYNLAAGLTGGGVQVTLGDPRY from the coding sequence GTGACCGACCCGATAGATCCGGCCACCGAGGGCCCCTCGCACAAGGGGTCCGCCCCGGCGCCCGGCTACGGCGGGTCGGGGTCCGGCACCGGCGAGTCGAGCACGTCGGCCACCACGGCGTTCCCCGCCGCGGCCCAACATCGCGCCGAGGGGGCGAGCGGGGGCGTCTCCAAGGCGCACTCGGGGGGCGCGGCCGGGCGTGCCGCGCCGATCGTCCCGCCGACCGAGCGTCGCGGACCGATGGAGTCGGTGCTGGTCCTGCGTCGCATCGACCCGTGGTCCGCGTTCACCACCGTGCTGGGCCTCATGTTCGCCCTCTTCCTCGTGTGGATGGTGGCCATCGGGGTCACGTACCTGCTCCTGTCCGGCATGGGCGTGTGGGACCGTCTCGGCGGTCTGCTGTCCGGGGTGGCGGGCGACGAGTCCGCGGCCGTGATCGGGCCGTCGACGATCTTCCTCTACAGCGGGGGAGTGGGACTGCTCAACGTGCTCCTGCTGTCGATCCTGGCCACGCTCGCGGTGTTCATCTACAACCTCGCGGCGGGTCTGACCGGCGGCGGCGTGCAGGTGACACTCGGCGATCCCCGGTACTGA